The genomic window CATTTAGGGTATGAATGAACTGCGTGCCTTTTTTCCCAGCTTCCTTAAAGCGGATTTGCCCTCTACGTGCTTGAAAATCGGTACAGTTGGAACAGCTAGAAATCTCTCGATATTTCCCTGCCGATGGTAGCCATACTTCTAAGTCGTAGCACCTCGCCGCCGAAAACCCCATATCGCCACTACATAGCTCTAAAACTCGATAAGGCAACTTTAAGGCTTGTAAAATAGCCTCCGCATCTTGGACTAATTTTTGATGCTCGTCTTCGGAATTACTTGGATGAACAAACTTGACTAATTCAACTTTATTAAACTGATGCAGGCGAATTAAACCCCGCGTATCGCGCCCGTAAGAGCCAGCTTCTCGCCGAAAACAGGGCGTATAGGCACAATGATAAATTGGTAAGTTTTCCGCCGCTAAAATCTCCTCTCTGTACAGGTTTGTAATCGGTACTTCCGCCGTTGGACTTAGCCATAAATCATCTTCGGCGCATTTAAAGCTTTCTTCGGCAAACTTGGGCAACTGTCCTGTAGCGGTTAATGATTGAGTATTAATTAATACTGGCGGCATTGCCTCAATATACCCCGCCTCAATATGGCGCTCTAGCATAAATTGAATTAATGCCCGCTCCAAAGCTGCCCCCGCCCCTAACAGAGTCACAAAGCGACTTTGGGCAACTTTTGCTGATCGCTTAAAATTAAAAATTCCTAGTTGTTCGCCAATTTCCCAATGAGGCAAAATATCAGAGTTTTGCGGGATAAATTCATCCCCCCATCGGCGAACTTCAATATTTTCATCTTCGCTTTTCCCTACTGGTGTAGCGTCACTAGGCAAGTTTGGCAAAGCTAAAAGTAACGTCCTCAACTCCTCTATTAATTCCGTTTCTTGGGGTTCTAATTCGCTTACTTGAGCTTTAACTTCGTTTCCTTCTGTTCTTAAAGCGGCAATTTCCCCCTCTTGAGGATTAGCTTTCATTTTTTGCCCGACTAATCTACCAATTTCATTACTCCGGGCTTGGAGATGCGATTTTTTAGCCTCAAGTTCTCGCATCTGTTTATCTAACTGCAAAATTGGCTCTAAATCGTACTCGCCACGACGACTTAGTAATTCTTGTACCTTTTGAGGATTTTCTCTAATTTGTTTAATATCCAGCACGGATTATTACCTAACTTTTCTGCCCATAATTCAGCTTATAATAGCTCCTCTGGTTCATTTGGTAACGCGATTGAGTAAAAATAGCGTTGCTATTAGTCCAGCAAAATGAGCCGCAACGGTATTAGTATTTGCTTGGACTACAAAAATATCTACTGGGCGGATAAGTTGTTGAGGATTATAAATAGCCGCCCCAAAACCTTGAGGTAAAGATAAAGAACGCAATAGCAAAATTCCGGCGATCGCCTGCGCCCCTAAAATAGTTAATAAAGTGCCTACCAAATTCACAATTAGCCCCAATCGCAAAATTTGAATTGTATCGGCTTTACGCGGACGGTTATTGGGATTAGGCGATTGCAAACGCCTACCAATGCGGGTATAACGAAAAGCTATATAGCCCCCAATTCCTAAAGTAATAATTCCACTGACAGCAAAAACTATGCCGATGCCAGTTCCGGTATTTCTTTGCCCTTGAGTAGCTATATCGCGCCCAAGACTTGCAAAAATTAAAACTAAGGTAGACACTACCCCCAACACTAACTGAACCCAGAAACTAGCCCAACCTGCTAAACGAAAAGCAACAGCTATTTGCCCAAGGGCGGCGGGAGCGGATTTAGAAACAGATTTGTCCACAATAAATAATTTCCGGTATCGGTGCTATGAATCTATACCTAATTAAATATATTTGAGCAATTCACTACAATTATTGATTTAGCAAGTTTAAAAGGCGAAGCTCTGC from Synechocystis sp. PCC 7509 includes these protein-coding regions:
- the serS gene encoding serine--tRNA ligase — protein: MLDIKQIRENPQKVQELLSRRGEYDLEPILQLDKQMRELEAKKSHLQARSNEIGRLVGQKMKANPQEGEIAALRTEGNEVKAQVSELEPQETELIEELRTLLLALPNLPSDATPVGKSEDENIEVRRWGDEFIPQNSDILPHWEIGEQLGIFNFKRSAKVAQSRFVTLLGAGAALERALIQFMLERHIEAGYIEAMPPVLINTQSLTATGQLPKFAEESFKCAEDDLWLSPTAEVPITNLYREEILAAENLPIYHCAYTPCFRREAGSYGRDTRGLIRLHQFNKVELVKFVHPSNSEDEHQKLVQDAEAILQALKLPYRVLELCSGDMGFSAARCYDLEVWLPSAGKYREISSCSNCTDFQARRGQIRFKEAGKKGTQFIHTLNGSGLAVGRTMAAILENYQQPDGTVRIPGVLQTYLKREVL
- a CDS encoding DUF3611 family protein — encoded protein: MDKSVSKSAPAALGQIAVAFRLAGWASFWVQLVLGVVSTLVLIFASLGRDIATQGQRNTGTGIGIVFAVSGIITLGIGGYIAFRYTRIGRRLQSPNPNNRPRKADTIQILRLGLIVNLVGTLLTILGAQAIAGILLLRSLSLPQGFGAAIYNPQQLIRPVDIFVVQANTNTVAAHFAGLIATLFLLNRVTK